In Dryobates pubescens isolate bDryPub1 chromosome 26, bDryPub1.pri, whole genome shotgun sequence, a single window of DNA contains:
- the TPD52L2 gene encoding tumor protein D54 isoform X6, producing the protein MESASQDINLNSPNKGLLADTMTDVPVDTAASARTSVPEGLTLAEEEELRSELAKVEEEIGTLRQVLAAKERHCGELKRKLGLTPLDGLKQNLSKSWHDVQVSNAYKKTQETLSQAGQKTSAALSNVGSVLSRKFGDMR; encoded by the exons ATGGAGAGTGCGAGCCAGG ATATCAACCTTAACTCTCCCAACAAAGGTCTGCTGGCCGACACCATGACAGATGTGCCTGTGGACACCGCGGCCTCGGCCAGGACCTCCGTGCCCGAAGGCTTGACTCTGGCCGAAGAGGAAGAGTTGAGATCCGAGCTTGCCAAG GTTGAAGAAGAAATTGGGACTCTGAGACAAGTTCTGGCTGCTAAAGAGAGGCACTGTGGAGAGCTGAAGAGGAAGCTGGGCTTGACTCCCTTGGATGGGTTAAAGCAGAACCTCTCCAAGAGCTGGCACGACGTCCAAGTCTCCAACGC ttacAAGAAGACCCAGGAAACCCTTtcccaggcagggcagaagaCTTCAGCAGCCCTGTCCAATGTAGGTTCTGTTCTCAGCAGGAAATTTGGTGACATGAGGTAA
- the TPD52L2 gene encoding tumor protein D54 isoform X3 has product MESASQDINLNSPNKGLLADTMTDVPVDTAASARTSVPEGLTLAEEEELRSELAKVEEEIGTLRQVLAAKERHCGELKRKLGLTPLDGLKQNLSKSWHDVQVSNAYKKTQETLSQAGQKTSAALSNVGSVLSRKFGDMRAHPFSNSFSSYSIRHSISMPAMRNSATFKSFEDRVGTIKSRVVGSRENSTDSLHSPSGAGDKPPQDNTPF; this is encoded by the exons ATGGAGAGTGCGAGCCAGG ATATCAACCTTAACTCTCCCAACAAAGGTCTGCTGGCCGACACCATGACAGATGTGCCTGTGGACACCGCGGCCTCGGCCAGGACCTCCGTGCCCGAAGGCTTGACTCTGGCCGAAGAGGAAGAGTTGAGATCCGAGCTTGCCAAG GTTGAAGAAGAAATTGGGACTCTGAGACAAGTTCTGGCTGCTAAAGAGAGGCACTGTGGAGAGCTGAAGAGGAAGCTGGGCTTGACTCCCTTGGATGGGTTAAAGCAGAACCTCTCCAAGAGCTGGCACGACGTCCAAGTCTCCAACGC ttacAAGAAGACCCAGGAAACCCTTtcccaggcagggcagaagaCTTCAGCAGCCCTGTCCAATGTAGGTTCTGTTCTCAGCAGGAAATTTGGTGACATGAG GGCTCACCCCTTCTCCAACTCCTTTAG CAGCTACTCCATCCGGCACTCCATAAGCATGCCAGCCATGAG GAATTCTGCAACCTTCAAGTCGTTTGAAGATAGAGTTGGGACCATCAAG TCCAgagtggtgggcagcagggaaaacAGCACTGACAGCCTCCACTCCCCGTCGGGGGCTGGGGACAAGCCTCCACAGGACAACACTCCCTTCTAG
- the TPD52L2 gene encoding tumor protein D54 isoform X1 codes for MESASQDINLNSPNKGLLADTMTDVPVDTAASARTSVPEGLTLAEEEELRSELAKVEEEIGTLRQVLAAKERHCGELKRKLGLTPLDGLKQNLSKSWHDVQVSNAYVKTSEKLGEWNDRVTQSDFYKKTQETLSQAGQKTSAALSNVGSVLSRKFGDMRAHPFSNSFSSYSIRHSISMPAMRNSATFKSFEDRVGTIKSRVVGSRENSTDSLHSPSGAGDKPPQDNTPF; via the exons ATGGAGAGTGCGAGCCAGG ATATCAACCTTAACTCTCCCAACAAAGGTCTGCTGGCCGACACCATGACAGATGTGCCTGTGGACACCGCGGCCTCGGCCAGGACCTCCGTGCCCGAAGGCTTGACTCTGGCCGAAGAGGAAGAGTTGAGATCCGAGCTTGCCAAG GTTGAAGAAGAAATTGGGACTCTGAGACAAGTTCTGGCTGCTAAAGAGAGGCACTGTGGAGAGCTGAAGAGGAAGCTGGGCTTGACTCCCTTGGATGGGTTAAAGCAGAACCTCTCCAAGAGCTGGCACGACGTCCAAGTCTCCAACGC TTATGTGAAAACATCTGAGAAACTTGGAGAGTGGAATGACAGAGTGACACAGTCTGACTT ttacAAGAAGACCCAGGAAACCCTTtcccaggcagggcagaagaCTTCAGCAGCCCTGTCCAATGTAGGTTCTGTTCTCAGCAGGAAATTTGGTGACATGAG GGCTCACCCCTTCTCCAACTCCTTTAG CAGCTACTCCATCCGGCACTCCATAAGCATGCCAGCCATGAG GAATTCTGCAACCTTCAAGTCGTTTGAAGATAGAGTTGGGACCATCAAG TCCAgagtggtgggcagcagggaaaacAGCACTGACAGCCTCCACTCCCCGTCGGGGGCTGGGGACAAGCCTCCACAGGACAACACTCCCTTCTAG
- the TPD52L2 gene encoding tumor protein D54 isoform X4 → MESASQDINLNSPNKGLLADTMTDVPVDTAASARTSVPEGLTLAEEEELRSELAKVEEEIGTLRQVLAAKERHCGELKRKLGLTPLDGLKQNLSKSWHDVQVSNAYVKTSEKLGEWNDRVTQSDFYKKTQETLSQAGQKTSAALSNVGSVLSRKFGDMRNSATFKSFEDRVGTIKSRVVGSRENSTDSLHSPSGAGDKPPQDNTPF, encoded by the exons ATGGAGAGTGCGAGCCAGG ATATCAACCTTAACTCTCCCAACAAAGGTCTGCTGGCCGACACCATGACAGATGTGCCTGTGGACACCGCGGCCTCGGCCAGGACCTCCGTGCCCGAAGGCTTGACTCTGGCCGAAGAGGAAGAGTTGAGATCCGAGCTTGCCAAG GTTGAAGAAGAAATTGGGACTCTGAGACAAGTTCTGGCTGCTAAAGAGAGGCACTGTGGAGAGCTGAAGAGGAAGCTGGGCTTGACTCCCTTGGATGGGTTAAAGCAGAACCTCTCCAAGAGCTGGCACGACGTCCAAGTCTCCAACGC TTATGTGAAAACATCTGAGAAACTTGGAGAGTGGAATGACAGAGTGACACAGTCTGACTT ttacAAGAAGACCCAGGAAACCCTTtcccaggcagggcagaagaCTTCAGCAGCCCTGTCCAATGTAGGTTCTGTTCTCAGCAGGAAATTTGGTGACATGAG GAATTCTGCAACCTTCAAGTCGTTTGAAGATAGAGTTGGGACCATCAAG TCCAgagtggtgggcagcagggaaaacAGCACTGACAGCCTCCACTCCCCGTCGGGGGCTGGGGACAAGCCTCCACAGGACAACACTCCCTTCTAG
- the TPD52L2 gene encoding tumor protein D54 isoform X5 — MESASQDINLNSPNKGLLADTMTDVPVDTAASARTSVPEGLTLAEEEELRSELAKVEEEIGTLRQVLAAKERHCGELKRKLGLTPLDGLKQNLSKSWHDVQVSNAYKKTQETLSQAGQKTSAALSNVGSVLSRKFGDMRNSATFKSFEDRVGTIKSRVVGSRENSTDSLHSPSGAGDKPPQDNTPF, encoded by the exons ATGGAGAGTGCGAGCCAGG ATATCAACCTTAACTCTCCCAACAAAGGTCTGCTGGCCGACACCATGACAGATGTGCCTGTGGACACCGCGGCCTCGGCCAGGACCTCCGTGCCCGAAGGCTTGACTCTGGCCGAAGAGGAAGAGTTGAGATCCGAGCTTGCCAAG GTTGAAGAAGAAATTGGGACTCTGAGACAAGTTCTGGCTGCTAAAGAGAGGCACTGTGGAGAGCTGAAGAGGAAGCTGGGCTTGACTCCCTTGGATGGGTTAAAGCAGAACCTCTCCAAGAGCTGGCACGACGTCCAAGTCTCCAACGC ttacAAGAAGACCCAGGAAACCCTTtcccaggcagggcagaagaCTTCAGCAGCCCTGTCCAATGTAGGTTCTGTTCTCAGCAGGAAATTTGGTGACATGAG GAATTCTGCAACCTTCAAGTCGTTTGAAGATAGAGTTGGGACCATCAAG TCCAgagtggtgggcagcagggaaaacAGCACTGACAGCCTCCACTCCCCGTCGGGGGCTGGGGACAAGCCTCCACAGGACAACACTCCCTTCTAG
- the TPD52L2 gene encoding tumor protein D54 isoform X2: MESASQGLLADTMTDVPVDTAASARTSVPEGLTLAEEEELRSELAKVEEEIGTLRQVLAAKERHCGELKRKLGLTPLDGLKQNLSKSWHDVQVSNAYVKTSEKLGEWNDRVTQSDFYKKTQETLSQAGQKTSAALSNVGSVLSRKFGDMRAHPFSNSFSSYSIRHSISMPAMRNSATFKSFEDRVGTIKSRVVGSRENSTDSLHSPSGAGDKPPQDNTPF, from the exons ATGGAGAGTGCGAGCCAGG GTCTGCTGGCCGACACCATGACAGATGTGCCTGTGGACACCGCGGCCTCGGCCAGGACCTCCGTGCCCGAAGGCTTGACTCTGGCCGAAGAGGAAGAGTTGAGATCCGAGCTTGCCAAG GTTGAAGAAGAAATTGGGACTCTGAGACAAGTTCTGGCTGCTAAAGAGAGGCACTGTGGAGAGCTGAAGAGGAAGCTGGGCTTGACTCCCTTGGATGGGTTAAAGCAGAACCTCTCCAAGAGCTGGCACGACGTCCAAGTCTCCAACGC TTATGTGAAAACATCTGAGAAACTTGGAGAGTGGAATGACAGAGTGACACAGTCTGACTT ttacAAGAAGACCCAGGAAACCCTTtcccaggcagggcagaagaCTTCAGCAGCCCTGTCCAATGTAGGTTCTGTTCTCAGCAGGAAATTTGGTGACATGAG GGCTCACCCCTTCTCCAACTCCTTTAG CAGCTACTCCATCCGGCACTCCATAAGCATGCCAGCCATGAG GAATTCTGCAACCTTCAAGTCGTTTGAAGATAGAGTTGGGACCATCAAG TCCAgagtggtgggcagcagggaaaacAGCACTGACAGCCTCCACTCCCCGTCGGGGGCTGGGGACAAGCCTCCACAGGACAACACTCCCTTCTAG